The window acacacacacacacacacacacacacacacacaccacacaacacacacacacacacacacacacacacacacacacacacacacacacacacacacacacacacacacaaacaaacaaacaaacacacacacacacacacacacaaaaacaaacaaacacacacacacacacacacagacaaacaaacacacacacacacacacacacaaacacacacacacacaaacaaacaaacaaacacaaacacacacacacacacacacacacacgcacgcacgcacgcacacacacacagtcttgTCAGAGCCGTATATGCGGCTCTGACTATTGCAATAGCCTCGATATACAGACTTTCGCAGACATACCGGTACCGTGTGTCACCGCCTATCGGTACCGCACTGACACGTAATAATAATTGTCAAAGTACCAAAACAGTTACAACACATATTTAAATCTTATTATACCATACAAGCTAAAACAAACGTACTGATTGCAAGCTAGTGCTATAAACACACGGTTGAAGCCTTTACAAAATATTCTTAATAGACACTCCGTGTCAATTGCGCCATCATCGCATCACGAAATAAAACTTTAATGCCATTTAACAAAAATGATTAAGAGTAACAACGGTTATGATAGAATTAAGCCTTCTACAAGAGAAATACCAGAAAATACCAACATCAAGTATTAAAATCAGTTTTTCTGGATTCATGATAAAAGTCATTTCTCAATTCTCTTCACGTTGCTCTTCACATTGCCATGTGCAATTGGCAACAGCAAACTGACACCTCACTCTCTGATTACGATCAAGTTCTTCTCCAGAGGTAAACGACAGCTGTCTAGTCTTTGCATCAATGACAAGATACTGACGTCGTTTCATGTACGCAGTCTTTCTCAACACGTGCAACGAATCCTTTTCCCAACGAGAAACGGGTGCCAAACGGCGGGTACTCGGAAACTCCACGTAGAATCGAGCGTAAGCGTTGGGATAAGGAACGCTGGTGACAAGACAAACCTTGCTCTCGTCTGTCGAGTCTGCGCACAAGTATAACTTGGTGTCGTCTACTTTGCAGTAGATGTAAAATCCGAAGTCTGGATCTTCCATAGGATCGCAGTCATCGTCTGGATCGCGGTCGAGACATTTCAAACTGGTCTCGCGACGCCGTGGGACTTCGATAAAAAATTTGAACTCGACGTCTGTCGTTTCGACCTTGTCGACAGTGCGTTTGTAGCCTGCTTCTAGTCTTGCGTTCTCGATGCTTCTGTTGCCCGTTTGttctggttgttgttgttcttcgGGTTGCTCTTTGTCTTCATCGGTGTTTTCAAGTTGCCTTCCCGTGTTGCCATGCTTGCTTGGAGGTTGCGATgttgtagtacatgtacatctcaGACAGTAGTTGCCAGCTCCGATCAAAAATGGTCCGCCTATAAAACATTAGACGAAATATTTTGCAGCGTGGTCTGTACTGCAGCATGTGTGCACTGACACAAATCTTGGTAAACTTTTatattcagacagacaaatggataaagaAAAGATgacagaaattaattaatgagaatAAGAGTAACCAGGCAACACAGTAAAACGATTAAAAACAAGCtgtgaacaaacaaaatctagacaCACACTAAACCACAATCGTTTTAGTACAAATTGATGCACCAGCGTCTGATTGACCTCTTCCAAGAAAACAAGATATAGGTAATAATTACCTATGGCACAATTTACTGCCAAAAATTGCCAAATTTTTTATAACAGTGGAAAGCAAATATGGGCATGCcaaatataaaatatgatCTTGATATTGTACATCAGAAAATACTCTCTTGAcaaaattattatatttggTTTCTTGTAAGAATTTATGATTACCTGCAGCGATTACTGGGCGTGACGCAGCCATCGCTTCCTCCACGTACAACTGAGACGCATCTTTCATTGCTTTTCGCCATTCTGGATCGCTTACGAGTGTCCAGACGGGACTCACATCATAGCCAATAACTCGCTCATAATCTGCTTTTACCACCGTCCTCGCTCCCTTCAGTTTCACCATGGGATCGAcagtaacaaacagacggCTGTCGtacttggcagcaacatccaTGTCGTCCTCCGTAAATGAAACGTCTAGCGACGCACTGCTCAAACTCGCTACCGTCGCGTTCGTCGACAACTTGGATGCCGTTTGACAAACGACGACGTTCTTGGTGCGATACATTTTCGCTCCCAGTTCTACGGAAGAGATGAAGTGAGTGGCTCCCCTGTTCTCGTCGCGTATTAGACCCTTGCAGATCTCGACCATTTTGTTATGTCTTTCTTCGTCTCCACACTGTGCCATAGTTGTACTCGtattttcttctttcttaATGTTGATGAGCTTATCAAGACGAGACCGAAAAGAATCACCGTCATTGTCGTCGGTCCTAAAACGGATGGAGTCCGTAGACATGCTGTACTCATTTTAATCACTTATGTGCGTACCTAGACGTCTGATTGCTGTATTCTCCAGCTCTTCGTTCAACGTCGAAATAGATGGTTCTCGTGTGGATCTTCTGGCCTTCGTATCGGTGCAAACTGCGTGACTCCTTCTTGCGCTCCGCGTTGATCCCGACGTCAATCTGGAGAGGCGTGGCCAACGACGTCTTCAGACTTGCTTGCATCTCACGGCATAGCTTGTACCAGTCTTGAACGTCAGATTTGAAAGAAACATAACCGCTTCCTATTGTCAgttgaagaagagaagacgaTTTGGGGTCGATCTGTCGGTCCAGCAAGTGGTTCCCACACTCAAGGCAACTGAGTCCCATTCCGAGACCCATATCGGCCAGTTTGTCACGTGTTTTGTCGTCCAACGGGTACTCGTTCAACGTCGGATTTGTTACATCATCTAGTTCTGCGACGGACATGCTGCAAGTTGTCTGGGTCTAGCCGAGTGTTGTCCTTAGAGTCCCCACGCTGCAGGTGAGCAAACGCTACTGGCATTCTAGCTGTTCCAGATCTCCCGTCTTATGTAGCAAACCCAATCACAGCCGACCAGATGTCAGACATCCTGTATATTGCTACTTTCGAATTCCTAACACTTTACAAAGGTcagattaattaacagtcCCTTGGCTTCCTGGTCTAGAATAGAGTGagaaatatatttacatagaTGTCTAGTTGACTAGAGACACTGACACGTAGAGTGCGTTCATATGACAGGAAGTGGTCAGAGTAGGATACCAAGAAGACGTCAATGCACTCGGCCGTTCGTAGAAACTGCTAACCACGTCGATATCCATATGTACTGTGTGCTTTCATATTCACAGGGGCAGGAAAATGATTACAACATCAGCGCCTGTCGACTGGCTTGGCTGCATGCATATCGTTAGTAAAATACAACTAGACATGACCCATTGCAGAACAtggtttccatctttcaaAAGAGGACTTCTGGGATATGCCGTGTGCCTCAGATATCATTGACTATTGCTTAATGTCCCTTCACATTGTGAGTGTGGACAACGTTCTAGCATTGATCATTCAATGATCTGCAAAAATGA of the Corticium candelabrum chromosome 7, ooCorCand1.1, whole genome shotgun sequence genome contains:
- the LOC134182698 gene encoding uncharacterized protein LOC134182698; amino-acid sequence: MKDASQLYVEEAMAASRPVIAAGGPFLIGAGNYCLRCTCTTTSQPPSKHGNTGRQLENTDEDKEQPEEQQQPEQTGNRSIENARLEAGYKRTVDKVETTDVEFKFFIEVPRRRETSLKCLDRDPDDDCDPMEDPDFGFYIYCKVDDTKLYLCADSTDESKVCLVTSVPYPNAYARFYVEFPSTRRLAPVSRWEKDSLHVLRKTAYMKRRQYLVIDAKTRQLSFTSGEELDRNQRVRCQFAVANCTWQCEEQREEN